The Streptomyces sp. NBC_00306 sequence GCAGCACGTATATCGCGTACAACTCGCTTCTGTCGGCGGTCGTGCCCGCGTCCCTGCTCGGCCCGAAGCAGCCCCAGCCGACCACGGTGCCGTCCCGCTCCGCGACCACATTGGTCACCCGGCCCGCGCTCCGGGCGAAGAAGCCGCGGCGCTTCTCCGCGTCCTCGGCCACACTCATCGCGTCGAGGTAGGACTGCGGCATCAGCCCCGCGTACGCGGCCTGCCAGCCTCGCACCCGGACGGTGGCGACGGCGTCGCAGTCATCGATCGTCATGTCCCGGATCCGCACCCCCACGGCTCAGTTCTCCTCCCCGACCAGCGCGAACGCCTCGATCTCCACGAGCAGTTCGGGCCGGAACAGGGCAGCCACCTGGACCGCCGAACTCGCCGGCAGGTGCTGCCCGGCGAACACCTCGTCC is a genomic window containing:
- a CDS encoding GNAT family N-acetyltransferase, producing the protein MTIDDCDAVATVRVRGWQAAYAGLMPQSYLDAMSVAEDAEKRRGFFARSAGRVTNVVAERDGTVVGWGCFGPSRDAGTTADRSELYAIYVLPEQVATGVGRELMEELTLRAWEAGFRGMELWVLKENDRARRFYERAGFTPDGAEELFDVDGVPVPEVRYTRSLTG